A single genomic interval of Electrophorus electricus isolate fEleEle1 chromosome 2, fEleEle1.pri, whole genome shotgun sequence harbors:
- the LOC113572000 gene encoding overexpressed in colon carcinoma 1 protein, translating to MGCGNSSATNTTTAGPAEAAKDMTEEPSQDDEKRRNYGGVYVGLPTDLTTVASSQSKSTRKD from the exons ATGGGTTGTGGAAATTCCTCTGCCACTAACACCACAacagcag GGCCTGCAGAGGCTGCTAAAGATAT GACAGAGGAGCCCTCACAAGATGATGAAAAAAGAAG GAACTATGGTGGAGTTTATGTGGGCTTACCAACAGATCTGACCACAGTAGCATCCAGCCAGTCCAAGTCCACCAGGAAAG ACTAG